From the Acinetobacter wanghuae genome, one window contains:
- the ppx gene encoding exopolyphosphatase: MSDFLIDEELLAAIDMGSNSFHLAIARVDHGEVKKVASMSEKVQLAAGLDENKNLTEAAQQRGLACLARFVGRLGAVQPKRLRIVATNALRQAKNGHEFIQKAAEILPKHIEIIAGREEARLIYLGVSHTMANSGRRLVVDIGGGSTELIIGEEFEPIHTESVQMGCVAFTKAYFPEGEISHKAFEKAMTAARKEISGIVNTYKAAGWDAVVGSSGTIKACRQICIHMGWSNDKEQLTREGLDKLKDKLLKYKHVSEMEFEGLKEDRRAVLPAGIAILYAVFEVLNIKSLVYSDGALREGVMYDLLGRFQHEDIRDRSVHALMGRYNADAKQAERVVQTAQHLFDNVAKDLHLNSDDGDLLRRSAYLHEIGLAISHSGYHRHGAYLLQHSDIAGFSQVDQNYLSHLVAHHRRKLRSDAKHDVMKVGGTKLLQLCLLLRLAILVNHSRSDEMLPAIELKVKNAQQWQLSVVGDAKQWPLLVAELHDEQVQFKNWEIELSIQSEQFVDEYLGKDENG, from the coding sequence ATGTCTGATTTTTTAATTGATGAAGAATTACTTGCAGCCATCGATATGGGGTCAAATAGTTTCCACTTAGCGATCGCACGGGTAGATCATGGCGAAGTGAAAAAAGTGGCATCGATGTCCGAAAAAGTTCAGCTTGCGGCAGGCTTGGATGAAAATAAAAATTTAACAGAAGCCGCACAGCAACGTGGTTTGGCATGTTTGGCACGTTTTGTTGGACGTTTAGGGGCAGTGCAACCCAAGCGCTTACGTATTGTGGCAACCAATGCCTTGCGCCAAGCCAAAAATGGGCATGAATTTATTCAAAAAGCCGCAGAAATTCTACCTAAACATATTGAAATTATTGCCGGTCGTGAAGAAGCCCGCCTGATTTATTTGGGTGTTTCGCATACTATGGCAAATTCGGGTCGTCGTTTGGTGGTCGATATTGGCGGTGGTTCAACCGAGCTGATTATTGGTGAAGAATTTGAGCCCATTCATACTGAATCGGTGCAAATGGGCTGTGTGGCATTTACCAAAGCATATTTCCCAGAAGGTGAAATTAGCCACAAAGCCTTTGAAAAAGCCATGACTGCGGCACGTAAAGAAATCTCAGGCATTGTGAACACCTATAAAGCTGCGGGTTGGGATGCAGTGGTGGGTTCAAGCGGTACGATTAAAGCTTGTCGTCAAATCTGTATTCATATGGGGTGGAGCAATGACAAAGAACAGCTCACCCGTGAAGGCTTAGATAAACTCAAAGATAAATTACTGAAATATAAGCATGTATCAGAAATGGAATTTGAAGGTCTTAAAGAAGACCGCCGCGCAGTTCTACCTGCGGGCATTGCCATTTTATATGCAGTATTTGAAGTTCTAAATATTAAATCCTTGGTGTATTCAGATGGTGCGCTACGTGAAGGCGTCATGTATGACCTATTAGGTCGTTTCCAACATGAAGATATCCGTGATCGTTCGGTACATGCGCTCATGGGGCGTTATAATGCCGATGCTAAGCAAGCAGAGCGTGTGGTACAAACCGCACAGCATTTATTTGATAACGTCGCTAAAGATTTACATTTAAACAGTGATGATGGTGATTTATTACGTCGTTCAGCTTATTTGCATGAGATTGGTTTAGCGATCAGTCACAGTGGCTATCATCGTCATGGCGCTTATTTGTTACAGCATTCAGATATTGCGGGTTTCTCGCAAGTCGATCAAAACTATTTGTCACATTTGGTCGCGCATCATCGTCGCAAATTGCGCTCAGATGCCAAGCATGATGTGATGAAAGTGGGTGGAACGAAACTTTTACAGCTCTGTTTACTGCTTCGTCTGGCGATTTTGGTCAATCACAGTCGTAGCGATGAGATGCTTCCTGCCATTGAACTTAAGGTCAAGAATGCGCAACAATGGCAGCTCAGTGTGGTTGGTGATGCCAAACAATGGCCATTGCTGGTTGCTGAATTGCACGACGAACAAGTGCAATTTAAGAATTGGGAGATTGAGCTCTCCATTCAATCTGAACAATTTGTTGATGAATACCTCGGTAAGGATGAAAACGGTTGA
- a CDS encoding YggT family protein: protein MGANSALIFGIIINVAILLVFFRFLMQLAAVSPYNPVVLSTVKATKIVDIFGSIIPTLGKGRVNTAALVLLVVLYLLKIFGENHLSGTSLSGPVHLVILTFVTMIQDLIRFCRYLIFATIILSWVVMFTQSRSPYIEVIQELAEPLLAPFRKIMPNMGMIDLSPILAILTLLLIEMIMSKVAFVLLTGL from the coding sequence ATGGGTGCAAATTCTGCGCTAATTTTTGGCATTATCATTAACGTTGCGATTTTGCTCGTATTTTTCCGTTTTTTAATGCAGTTGGCTGCCGTAAGTCCATACAATCCTGTTGTTCTTTCCACTGTGAAAGCAACCAAGATCGTGGATATTTTTGGCAGTATTATTCCGACTTTAGGCAAGGGGCGTGTGAATACTGCGGCACTGGTCTTATTGGTCGTGCTGTATCTACTGAAAATATTCGGTGAGAATCATCTATCAGGTACGTCTTTAAGTGGGCCTGTTCATCTTGTAATTCTGACCTTTGTGACGATGATTCAGGACTTAATTCGCTTCTGCCGTTACTTGATCTTTGCCACGATTATTTTAAGTTGGGTGGTGATGTTTACTCAATCGCGTTCACCTTATATTGAAGTGATTCAAGAATTGGCTGAGCCTTTACTTGCACCGTTTCGTAAAATTATGCCGAACATGGGCATGATTGATTTATCTCCAATTTTAGCGATTTTAACCTTGCTCCTCATTGAAATGATTATGAGTAAAGTGGCGTTTGTATTGCTTACGGGTCTGTAA
- the tilS gene encoding tRNA lysidine(34) synthetase TilS, with the protein MRSTLPTFNEVWQRQLRSRVLKQLQDFPAETKFLIGCSGGIDSMLLLHLMFFLCPEKIRAIYVDHQLQSLSSSWGEFVRAECATLNIPCIVQAVHVAEGNLEQQARQSRYQAYQQHLQDNEILVLAHHQQDQAETLMLRLLSGAGVDGLSAMKRVDVREEFSIWRPLLDISREQICQWAHDLNISHIEDPTNLDTHYDRAWARQSVWPLLTERFPKMQSALVRTSDLMQDAQSILQDVLHQDLAACGTADVLSLAQLMSLSVARQRQLLSYWMKGDSQYRPSFDMVERIQREVIHAKADAQAALHCQGYYYVRYQQQLYRLKAADYLAEQQQKNIAQSIKLHLNARLTLPSGTFLIASSAMGLSAELLNTDLKLTPREGGEKIHLQGRVGTWPLKKAIQEAQIFPWQRHTIQILSKDNVILGVFTPNGFWLAASAYCVADGWLPLRSFQPENSTTSIKHECSFKL; encoded by the coding sequence ATGCGAAGCACGTTACCAACGTTTAATGAAGTTTGGCAGCGACAACTCAGGTCTCGTGTCTTAAAACAACTGCAGGACTTTCCTGCAGAGACAAAATTTCTCATTGGATGTAGTGGCGGCATAGATTCTATGCTGCTGTTGCATCTGATGTTTTTTTTGTGCCCTGAAAAAATTCGCGCTATTTATGTTGATCATCAATTGCAAAGCCTCAGTTCAAGTTGGGGTGAATTTGTAAGAGCAGAATGTGCGACATTAAATATTCCGTGTATCGTTCAAGCGGTGCATGTGGCTGAAGGTAATTTAGAACAGCAAGCGCGCCAATCTCGTTACCAAGCTTATCAGCAGCATCTTCAAGATAATGAAATTCTTGTACTTGCGCATCATCAGCAAGATCAAGCAGAAACCCTGATGCTGCGTTTACTTTCAGGCGCAGGGGTCGATGGCTTATCTGCAATGAAACGTGTCGATGTACGTGAAGAATTCAGCATTTGGCGACCTTTATTAGATATTTCCCGTGAGCAGATTTGCCAATGGGCACATGATTTAAATATTTCACATATTGAAGATCCAACCAATCTCGACACACATTATGATCGTGCTTGGGCGCGTCAAAGCGTATGGCCATTATTGACGGAACGATTTCCAAAAATGCAATCCGCCTTGGTACGTACCTCGGATTTAATGCAAGATGCGCAAAGTATTTTGCAAGACGTATTGCATCAAGATTTAGCAGCGTGTGGCACAGCAGATGTTTTGTCACTTGCTCAGCTGATGTCTTTATCTGTAGCACGCCAACGTCAATTGCTTTCCTATTGGATGAAAGGTGACAGTCAATATCGTCCTTCCTTTGACATGGTGGAGCGGATTCAGCGCGAAGTGATTCATGCCAAAGCTGATGCACAAGCTGCGTTGCATTGCCAAGGGTATTATTATGTGCGTTATCAACAGCAATTATATCGTCTTAAAGCTGCGGATTACTTAGCTGAACAGCAGCAAAAAAATATTGCTCAAAGCATTAAATTACACCTCAACGCTAGACTCACTTTACCTTCAGGCACATTTTTGATTGCAAGCTCAGCGATGGGGCTCTCAGCAGAATTGCTCAATACCGATTTAAAACTGACCCCCCGTGAAGGTGGAGAGAAGATTCATTTACAGGGGCGTGTCGGGACATGGCCGCTGAAAAAAGCTATTCAAGAAGCGCAAATATTTCCATGGCAACGTCATACAATTCAAATATTGAGCAAAGATAATGTTATCCTAGGGGTGTTTACGCCCAATGGATTTTGGTTAGCCGCATCCGCCTATTGCGTGGCAGATGGTTGGCTACCCCTTCGGTCTTTTCAACCTGAGAACTCAACGACGAGCATTAAACATGAGTGCAGCTTTAAATTGTAA
- the polA gene encoding DNA polymerase I has translation MPPFVLVDGSYFLFRAYHALPPLTTSTGLHTNAIRGAISAIQKLMRRIGPTHMAVIFDTPEPTFRHVLSPIYKGDRPSMPDDLSEQIPYLHALIRALGIPLHTLPGAEADDVIGTLAKRAEAAGHQVLISTGDKDMAQLVTEKVTLEDSFKDKPMDVQGVFDKFGVWPHQIIDYLTLMGDASDGIMGVPGVGAKTAAKLLTEYGSIGGILENVDKIKGKVGQNIKDSVEGITLDHQLASIVIDLDLNLTYDDLRITEPNVEALRALYTELEFRNQLQSLDHPNNPNNANYKQAAKSISAKTPESVAAIEDQASQTSGDDQLGQATYHTVLMQADWDALFQRLSTEKRFAFDTETTSLDYRIAEIVGFSVAFDGKDAYYVPLAHDYEGAPAQLDRDTVLNQIKPILEDESIDKIGHHLKYDAHVLENHGIHLKGWYFDTMLASYVLNSVATRHGMDDVARLYLSHFTTTFEQVAGKGAKQKTFNQIEIETAAHYAAEDAHVTYRLYEVLDEKLKAHPELSEILHRIEMPVARVLTQMEENGIQLNVNFLDQLSEEFAQTIQNLENQIVELAGESFNVSSPKQVGEVLFEKLGLKGGKKTSTGQYSTSESILEKLDHPIAALILEYRGLSKLKSTYTDGLSKQANNDSGRVHTSYHQALTATGRLSSTDPNLQNIPVREEIGRQIRKAFVAPEGRVLLAADYSQIELRLMAHFSQDEALVHAFNHGQDVHRRTAAEVLGIAFDDVTNDQRRQAKAVNFGLLYGMSEFGLTRQLGFTRQESQDYIKQYFHRYPGIYEYMQRTRQVALDQGFVETISGRRLYTPDIDARNMMVRKGAERAAINAPLQGSAADIIKMAMIEVEKMLPKDQAKMLLQVHDELVFEVDADIADELAPKLAEVMQSVVTLSVPLIVEVGKGMNWDEAH, from the coding sequence ATGCCACCATTTGTTTTGGTCGATGGCTCATACTTTTTATTTCGTGCCTACCACGCACTGCCACCATTAACCACTTCAACCGGTTTGCACACCAACGCAATCCGTGGTGCGATTTCTGCCATCCAAAAATTGATGCGCCGTATTGGACCAACGCATATGGCGGTCATTTTTGATACGCCTGAACCGACATTTCGTCACGTGTTGTCACCGATATATAAAGGTGATCGCCCTAGCATGCCGGATGATTTGTCCGAACAAATTCCTTATTTGCATGCACTGATTCGTGCGCTTGGTATTCCATTGCACACCTTACCCGGTGCAGAAGCCGATGACGTCATTGGCACACTTGCAAAACGTGCTGAAGCTGCAGGTCATCAAGTCCTAATTTCGACTGGCGACAAAGACATGGCGCAGTTGGTCACGGAAAAAGTGACCTTAGAAGACAGCTTTAAAGATAAACCGATGGACGTGCAAGGCGTCTTTGATAAATTTGGCGTATGGCCACATCAAATTATTGATTATCTAACGCTGATGGGTGATGCCTCTGATGGCATTATGGGCGTTCCTGGTGTTGGGGCAAAAACTGCAGCCAAATTATTGACGGAATATGGCTCGATTGGCGGTATTTTAGAAAACGTCGATAAAATTAAAGGGAAAGTTGGTCAAAATATTAAAGATAGCGTTGAAGGCATTACCCTTGACCATCAATTGGCGAGCATTGTTATTGATCTCGACCTCAATCTGACTTATGACGATTTACGCATTACTGAACCAAATGTCGAAGCACTACGTGCCTTATATACTGAACTCGAATTCCGTAATCAGTTACAGTCTTTAGATCATCCCAATAATCCAAACAATGCCAATTATAAACAGGCAGCGAAATCGATCAGTGCCAAAACCCCTGAGTCTGTTGCAGCCATTGAAGATCAAGCAAGCCAAACTAGCGGTGATGATCAACTCGGACAAGCGACCTATCATACGGTGTTAATGCAAGCCGATTGGGATGCCCTCTTTCAACGTTTAAGCACTGAAAAACGTTTTGCCTTTGATACTGAAACGACGAGTTTGGATTATCGTATTGCAGAAATTGTCGGTTTCTCAGTGGCATTTGATGGCAAAGACGCCTATTACGTGCCACTTGCACATGATTATGAAGGCGCGCCTGCGCAGCTTGACCGCGACACCGTTTTAAACCAAATTAAACCAATTTTAGAAGATGAAAGTATTGATAAAATTGGGCACCATCTGAAATATGATGCGCATGTGTTAGAAAATCATGGCATTCATTTAAAAGGTTGGTATTTCGATACCATGTTGGCATCGTATGTGCTGAACTCTGTAGCAACACGTCATGGTATGGATGATGTTGCACGCTTGTACTTAAGTCATTTCACCACGACTTTTGAGCAAGTCGCAGGTAAAGGCGCAAAACAAAAAACCTTTAATCAAATTGAGATTGAAACAGCTGCACATTATGCCGCTGAAGATGCGCATGTTACTTATCGTTTGTATGAAGTATTGGATGAAAAACTGAAAGCTCATCCTGAACTGAGCGAAATTTTGCATCGTATTGAAATGCCTGTGGCACGTGTCTTAACGCAAATGGAAGAAAATGGCATTCAATTGAATGTGAATTTCTTAGATCAACTCAGTGAAGAATTTGCACAAACCATTCAAAATTTAGAAAATCAAATTGTTGAATTGGCAGGTGAAAGCTTTAATGTCAGCTCACCGAAGCAAGTCGGTGAAGTCTTGTTTGAAAAATTAGGCTTAAAAGGCGGCAAGAAAACCTCGACGGGTCAATACAGCACCAGTGAAAGCATTTTAGAAAAACTCGACCATCCGATTGCAGCGCTGATTTTGGAATATCGGGGCTTATCTAAACTGAAAAGCACCTATACCGATGGCTTATCAAAACAAGCCAACAACGATAGCGGACGTGTACATACCAGTTATCATCAAGCACTCACTGCAACCGGTCGTTTATCGTCTACTGATCCAAACTTGCAAAATATTCCAGTGCGTGAAGAAATTGGGCGCCAAATTCGTAAAGCCTTTGTTGCCCCTGAAGGTCGCGTGTTACTTGCAGCCGATTATTCGCAAATTGAATTGCGTTTAATGGCGCATTTCTCACAAGATGAAGCTTTGGTACATGCCTTCAATCACGGTCAGGACGTACATCGTCGTACTGCGGCTGAAGTCTTGGGAATTGCGTTTGACGATGTCACTAACGATCAACGTCGCCAAGCTAAAGCGGTCAACTTCGGTCTACTTTACGGTATGTCTGAGTTTGGTTTAACCCGCCAATTGGGCTTTACCCGTCAAGAATCGCAGGACTACATCAAGCAATATTTCCATCGTTATCCGGGTATTTACGAATACATGCAGCGCACGCGCCAAGTCGCACTAGATCAAGGTTTTGTCGAAACTATTTCAGGTCGCCGCTTGTATACACCAGACATTGATGCACGCAATATGATGGTGCGTAAAGGCGCGGAACGTGCAGCAATTAATGCACCATTACAAGGTTCTGCGGCAGATATTATTAAAATGGCGATGATTGAAGTCGAAAAAATGCTCCCGAAAGATCAAGCCAAAATGCTACTACAAGTGCACGATGAATTGGTGTTTGAAGTGGATGCCGATATCGCTGATGAGTTAGCACCAAAACTGGCTGAAGTGATGCAATCTGTCGTGACGCTCTCTGTGCCACTGATTGTGGAAGTGGGTAAAGGCATGAATTGGGATGAGGCACATTAA
- the trxA gene encoding thioredoxin has product MSANIVNTTDANFEADVLQSDVPVLVDFWAGWCAPCKAIAPVLEVLSEEYQGKVKIVKVDVTSCEQTAVNYNIRNIPALLMFKNGEVVGTQVGAAPKSKLTAFIEENI; this is encoded by the coding sequence ATGTCTGCTAACATCGTAAATACAACTGACGCTAACTTCGAAGCGGACGTACTTCAATCTGACGTGCCTGTACTGGTAGATTTTTGGGCTGGTTGGTGTGCGCCTTGTAAAGCCATTGCACCTGTACTTGAAGTGCTTTCTGAAGAATACCAAGGTAAAGTGAAAATCGTTAAAGTAGACGTGACCTCTTGCGAACAAACAGCTGTGAACTACAACATCCGTAACATCCCTGCATTATTGATGTTCAAAAACGGTGAAGTTGTCGGTACTCAAGTGGGCGCTGCACCTAAATCTAAATTAACAGCGTTCATCGAAGAAAATATCTAA
- a CDS encoding acetyl-CoA carboxylase carboxyltransferase subunit alpha produces the protein MKNKATPSKAWATVQIARHPERPQFLDYVGEIFTEFDALHGDRLYGDDGAMIGGLARLDGQPVMIVGQHRGRSTREKLQHNFGMSNPEGYRKAQRLLDMAERFNLPVFTFIDTMGAYPGVGAEERGQAEAIATSLAQLSNLKVPVIATVLGEGGSGGALGIGVADRVIMLSHSIYSVISPEGCASILWKTADKAEQASEALALTADKLKHMGIVEYVVDEGEGAHLNTQQVMDSLKAVLKEALSELQPMEAQQRCEARYQRLMKFGSDNSGLVS, from the coding sequence ATGAAGAATAAAGCGACTCCATCAAAAGCATGGGCGACAGTGCAAATAGCACGTCATCCTGAACGTCCACAATTTTTGGACTATGTGGGTGAAATATTCACTGAATTTGATGCTTTACATGGTGACCGTCTGTATGGCGATGATGGCGCAATGATTGGTGGTTTGGCTCGCTTAGATGGTCAACCTGTCATGATTGTGGGTCAGCATCGTGGTCGTAGCACACGTGAAAAATTACAACATAACTTTGGGATGAGTAATCCTGAAGGTTATCGTAAAGCGCAGCGTCTTTTAGATATGGCAGAACGCTTTAATCTGCCTGTATTTACCTTTATTGACACCATGGGTGCATATCCGGGTGTCGGTGCAGAAGAACGCGGTCAGGCAGAAGCCATTGCAACCTCTCTTGCGCAACTTTCAAACTTAAAAGTCCCTGTGATTGCGACAGTACTTGGTGAAGGTGGTTCAGGTGGTGCACTCGGTATTGGTGTGGCTGACCGTGTGATTATGCTGTCACATAGTATTTATTCGGTGATTTCACCTGAAGGCTGTGCGTCTATTTTATGGAAAACAGCAGATAAAGCAGAGCAAGCCAGTGAAGCTTTGGCATTGACTGCCGATAAACTCAAGCATATGGGTATTGTGGAATATGTTGTCGATGAAGGTGAAGGTGCTCACCTAAATACACAACAGGTGATGGACAGTCTTAAAGCTGTGCTTAAAGAAGCATTAAGCGAATTGCAACCGATGGAAGCACAACAACGATGCGAAGCACGTTACCAACGTTTAATGAAGTTTGGCAGCGACAACTCAGGTCTCGTGTCTTAA
- the proC gene encoding pyrroline-5-carboxylate reductase, with product MSAALNCNISFIGGGNMAQALIGGLISRGLPSTRITVSDPVEKVRQLLQEKDVQVTDDNIAAVKDADIVLFAVKPQVLAKVLEPLKGLLHDKLVISIVAGAEISTLAALLGTDRIVRVMPNTPALVQTGAHGLYAHSNVDTADRDLASQVLASTGLTIWVNNEAQIDAVTAVSGSGPAYFFYMMESMIRAGKNLGLDEKTATELTLQTALGAAQMAITSSNSPAELRKNVTSPNGTTQAALEVFDRAQISQNIQAALAAAQKRSQELAQELSDSSKSSV from the coding sequence ATGAGTGCAGCTTTAAATTGTAATATTAGTTTTATTGGTGGTGGTAACATGGCTCAAGCCTTAATTGGTGGCTTGATTTCCCGTGGTTTACCCTCGACACGTATTACAGTTTCAGATCCTGTTGAAAAAGTACGTCAACTTCTTCAAGAAAAAGATGTACAAGTCACAGATGATAATATTGCTGCAGTCAAAGATGCGGACATCGTTTTATTTGCCGTAAAACCTCAAGTTTTGGCAAAAGTCCTTGAGCCGTTGAAAGGCTTGCTTCATGACAAATTGGTAATTTCAATTGTGGCAGGCGCAGAAATTTCGACGCTCGCTGCGTTGTTAGGTACAGATCGCATTGTACGTGTGATGCCAAATACACCGGCTTTGGTTCAAACAGGTGCACATGGTTTATATGCTCATTCGAATGTTGATACAGCTGACCGTGATTTAGCTAGCCAAGTGCTTGCCTCTACAGGCTTAACCATTTGGGTGAATAATGAGGCACAAATCGACGCGGTGACCGCGGTATCGGGTTCAGGACCTGCTTATTTCTTCTATATGATGGAAAGCATGATTCGTGCAGGTAAAAACTTAGGTTTAGATGAAAAAACGGCAACAGAGCTGACTTTACAAACAGCTTTAGGTGCTGCACAAATGGCGATTACCAGTTCAAATTCGCCTGCAGAATTACGTAAAAATGTTACCTCGCCAAATGGCACGACTCAAGCTGCACTTGAAGTCTTTGATCGCGCACAGATTTCACAAAATATTCAAGCCGCATTGGCCGCAGCACAAAAACGCAGTCAAGAACTTGCTCAAGAGCTTAGCGACAGTAGCAAATCATCAGTTTAA